A stretch of Gallus gallus isolate bGalGal1 chromosome 2, bGalGal1.mat.broiler.GRCg7b, whole genome shotgun sequence DNA encodes these proteins:
- the SSR1 gene encoding translocon-associated protein subunit alpha isoform X1, which yields MRSVPRLLLLALLVFPAALLLRGSGTGSGLLVAAQDATEDEETVEDTVVEDEDDEAEVEEDEPTDLTEEKEEEDLSGEPKASPSADTTILFVKGEDFPANNIVKFLVGFTNKGTEDFIVESLDASFRYPQDYQFYIQNFTALPLNTVVPPQRQATFEYSFIPAEPMGGRPFGLVINLNYRDANGNMFQDAVFNQTVTIIEKEDGLDGETIFMYMFLAGLGLLVIVGLHQLLESRKRKRPVQKVEMGTSNQNDVDMSWIPQETLNQIMQSRRDKASPRRLPRKRAQKRSVGSDEKTHPTRS from the exons ATGAGGAGCGTGCCGCGTTTGCTGCTGCTCGCCCTGCTTGTCTTTCCCGCCGCCTTGCTGCTCCGGGGCAGCGGCACAG GTTCAGGCTTATTAGTTGCAGCTCAGGATGCTACAGAAGATGAGGAAACTGTGGAAGATACTGTAGTTGAAGACGAAGATGATGAAGCTGAAGTTGAAGAAGATGAGCCTACAGACTTG acagaagaaaaagaggaagaagactTGTCAGGAGAACCTAAAGCCTCACCTAGCGCTGATACAACAATATTATTTGTCAAAGGTGAAG ATTTTCCAGCAAACAACATTGTGAAATTCCTGGTAGGCTTCACCAATAAGGGTACAGAAGACTTCATTGTTGAGTCTCTCGATGCTTCGTTCCGGTACCCTCAAGACTATCAGTTTTATATCCAGAACTTCACAGCTCTCCCCCTGAATACAGTAGTTCCACCGCAGAGACAAGCTACATTTGAGTACTCTTTCATCCCTGCTGAGCCTATGGGTGGCCGTCCTTTTGGATTAGTTATCAATCTCAACTACAGAGATGCAAAT ggTAATATGTTTCAAGATGCTGTCTTCAATCAAACGGTTACAATTATTGAAAAAGAAGATGGATTAGATGGAGAAAC gatCTTCATGTACATGTTCCTTGCTGGACTTGGTCTACTTGTTATTGTTGGCCTACATCAATTACTAGAATCTAGGAAG agaaaaagaccAGTACAGAAAGTTGAGATGGGAACATCAAATCAGAATGACGTTGATATGAGCTGGATTCCCCAGGAAACTTTAAATCAAATAA TGCAAAGTAGAAGAG ataaagcttcaccaaggaggtTGCCCCGCAAGAGGGCACAGAAGAGATCAGTGGGCTCTGATGA AAAGACTCATCCCACCAGGAGTTAA
- the SSR1 gene encoding translocon-associated protein subunit alpha isoform X2 has protein sequence MRSVPRLLLLALLVFPAALLLRGSGTGSGLLVAAQDATEDEETVEDTVVEDEDDEAEVEEDEPTDLTEEKEEEDLSGEPKASPSADTTILFVKGEDFPANNIVKFLVGFTNKGTEDFIVESLDASFRYPQDYQFYIQNFTALPLNTVVPPQRQATFEYSFIPAEPMGGRPFGLVINLNYRDANGNMFQDAVFNQTVTIIEKEDGLDGETIFMYMFLAGLGLLVIVGLHQLLESRKRKRPVQKVEMGTSNQNDVDMSWIPQETLNQINKASPRRLPRKRAQKRSVGSDEKTHPTRS, from the exons ATGAGGAGCGTGCCGCGTTTGCTGCTGCTCGCCCTGCTTGTCTTTCCCGCCGCCTTGCTGCTCCGGGGCAGCGGCACAG GTTCAGGCTTATTAGTTGCAGCTCAGGATGCTACAGAAGATGAGGAAACTGTGGAAGATACTGTAGTTGAAGACGAAGATGATGAAGCTGAAGTTGAAGAAGATGAGCCTACAGACTTG acagaagaaaaagaggaagaagactTGTCAGGAGAACCTAAAGCCTCACCTAGCGCTGATACAACAATATTATTTGTCAAAGGTGAAG ATTTTCCAGCAAACAACATTGTGAAATTCCTGGTAGGCTTCACCAATAAGGGTACAGAAGACTTCATTGTTGAGTCTCTCGATGCTTCGTTCCGGTACCCTCAAGACTATCAGTTTTATATCCAGAACTTCACAGCTCTCCCCCTGAATACAGTAGTTCCACCGCAGAGACAAGCTACATTTGAGTACTCTTTCATCCCTGCTGAGCCTATGGGTGGCCGTCCTTTTGGATTAGTTATCAATCTCAACTACAGAGATGCAAAT ggTAATATGTTTCAAGATGCTGTCTTCAATCAAACGGTTACAATTATTGAAAAAGAAGATGGATTAGATGGAGAAAC gatCTTCATGTACATGTTCCTTGCTGGACTTGGTCTACTTGTTATTGTTGGCCTACATCAATTACTAGAATCTAGGAAG agaaaaagaccAGTACAGAAAGTTGAGATGGGAACATCAAATCAGAATGACGTTGATATGAGCTGGATTCCCCAGGAAACTTTAAATCAAATAA ataaagcttcaccaaggaggtTGCCCCGCAAGAGGGCACAGAAGAGATCAGTGGGCTCTGATGA AAAGACTCATCCCACCAGGAGTTAA
- the SSR1 gene encoding translocon-associated protein subunit alpha precursor, translated as MRSVPRLLLLALLVFPAALLLRGSGTGSGLLVAAQDATEDEETVEDTVVEDEDDEAEVEEDEPTDLTEEKEEEDLSGEPKASPSADTTILFVKGEDFPANNIVKFLVGFTNKGTEDFIVESLDASFRYPQDYQFYIQNFTALPLNTVVPPQRQATFEYSFIPAEPMGGRPFGLVINLNYRDANGNMFQDAVFNQTVTIIEKEDGLDGETIFMYMFLAGLGLLVIVGLHQLLESRKRKRPVQKVEMGTSNQNDVDMSWIPQETLNQINKASPRRLPRKRAQKRSVGSDE; from the exons ATGAGGAGCGTGCCGCGTTTGCTGCTGCTCGCCCTGCTTGTCTTTCCCGCCGCCTTGCTGCTCCGGGGCAGCGGCACAG GTTCAGGCTTATTAGTTGCAGCTCAGGATGCTACAGAAGATGAGGAAACTGTGGAAGATACTGTAGTTGAAGACGAAGATGATGAAGCTGAAGTTGAAGAAGATGAGCCTACAGACTTG acagaagaaaaagaggaagaagactTGTCAGGAGAACCTAAAGCCTCACCTAGCGCTGATACAACAATATTATTTGTCAAAGGTGAAG ATTTTCCAGCAAACAACATTGTGAAATTCCTGGTAGGCTTCACCAATAAGGGTACAGAAGACTTCATTGTTGAGTCTCTCGATGCTTCGTTCCGGTACCCTCAAGACTATCAGTTTTATATCCAGAACTTCACAGCTCTCCCCCTGAATACAGTAGTTCCACCGCAGAGACAAGCTACATTTGAGTACTCTTTCATCCCTGCTGAGCCTATGGGTGGCCGTCCTTTTGGATTAGTTATCAATCTCAACTACAGAGATGCAAAT ggTAATATGTTTCAAGATGCTGTCTTCAATCAAACGGTTACAATTATTGAAAAAGAAGATGGATTAGATGGAGAAAC gatCTTCATGTACATGTTCCTTGCTGGACTTGGTCTACTTGTTATTGTTGGCCTACATCAATTACTAGAATCTAGGAAG agaaaaagaccAGTACAGAAAGTTGAGATGGGAACATCAAATCAGAATGACGTTGATATGAGCTGGATTCCCCAGGAAACTTTAAATCAAATAA ataaagcttcaccaaggaggtTGCCCCGCAAGAGGGCACAGAAGAGATCAGTGGGCTCTGATGAGTAA